The following proteins come from a genomic window of Rhizobium sp. 007:
- a CDS encoding sugar ABC transporter permease, whose translation MKKFSLLSTRAGAVFLAPAAALVGVFVIIPFFWVIFVSFTNRTLLGRTALDPDFVGLQNYVALFNPATFFTRGQFGFSLVLTIQFVLLSALVGQALLGLVLAWLSQSVSPSVKAFLQTTVIAAWILPEVVIGFAWFAFLDYDNGTLNMIMRSLGLPPGDWLLQQPFWVIVFFNTWRGAAFSMMLFNSAFQSIPPSYFQAADVAGATSWQKLRDIALPLIRGHVVTDLILITMWTFNVFTPFLLTNGGPSYRTEILSIYTYRIAFKDFEFGKGAAVGVVIMLINLVFALAYLRIARKKTAEAE comes from the coding sequence ATGAAGAAGTTCTCCCTGCTTTCCACGCGCGCGGGCGCAGTTTTTTTGGCACCCGCCGCCGCACTGGTCGGCGTCTTCGTCATCATCCCCTTCTTCTGGGTAATCTTCGTTTCCTTCACGAACCGGACGCTGCTCGGACGAACGGCGCTCGATCCGGATTTCGTCGGTTTGCAGAACTACGTCGCGCTTTTTAATCCGGCGACCTTCTTCACACGCGGCCAGTTCGGCTTTTCATTGGTCCTGACGATTCAGTTCGTGTTGCTGTCGGCACTCGTCGGCCAGGCGCTGCTCGGCCTCGTGCTTGCCTGGCTCAGCCAGTCCGTCTCACCGTCCGTCAAAGCCTTTCTGCAGACGACCGTGATTGCGGCCTGGATCCTTCCGGAAGTGGTGATCGGTTTTGCCTGGTTTGCCTTCCTCGACTATGACAACGGCACGCTGAACATGATCATGCGCAGTCTCGGCCTGCCGCCGGGAGATTGGCTGCTGCAGCAGCCATTCTGGGTGATCGTTTTCTTCAACACATGGCGCGGCGCCGCCTTCTCGATGATGCTTTTCAACTCGGCTTTCCAATCGATCCCGCCAAGCTATTTCCAGGCCGCCGATGTCGCCGGCGCAACCTCCTGGCAGAAGCTGCGCGATATCGCCCTGCCGCTGATCCGCGGCCATGTTGTTACCGACCTCATCCTGATTACCATGTGGACCTTCAACGTCTTCACGCCCTTCCTGCTGACAAACGGGGGGCCATCCTACCGCACCGAAATTCTTTCCATCTATACCTACCGGATCGCCTTCAAGGATTTCGAATTCGGCAAGGGTGCCGCCGTAGGCGTCGTCATCATGCTCATCAATCTGGTATTCGCACTCGCTTATCTGCGTATCGCCCGCAAGAAGACGGCGGAGGCCGAGTGA